A part of Miscanthus floridulus cultivar M001 chromosome 6, ASM1932011v1, whole genome shotgun sequence genomic DNA contains:
- the LOC136461307 gene encoding uncharacterized protein, with the protein MEVETGQILAPPLVQTISSDDSSRGKEAADVEAASTAEQQVPDPAEGSSALVPLRPEPRGWNFPRVFWRDQADPEGEPVFALEDVAEGGRWDTLEEYRRLAVRSLQTAMTVMERDLPGVTRELETRSLGKSVFLRNERDIWDQLRRQKGLLADAQGLLSARSAEVEDLRLRCADIQAELAMAKEQSAPLVAKIKELEEERDSFRLRAQEATASAKATAGQLGAEQSEHQATKVALAEATKAAEASRVEVSAWKGKAEGKFR; encoded by the exons atggaggtggagacggggcaaattttggcgccgcccctggttcagacaatctcgtctgatgattcctcccgagggaaggaggcggcggacgtcgaggcggccagtaccgcggagcaacaagtcccagatcctgccgaggggagttcggcccttgttccgctacggcccgagccccgtgggtggaacttcccgcgtgttttctggcgggaccaggctgatcccgagggggagcctgtgttcgcccttgaggacgtcgccgagggggggcgttgggataccctcgaggagtATCGCCGATTGGCCGTGCGGTcgttgcagacagcgatgactgtcatggaaagggacttgcctggtgtcactcgg gagctcgagacccgatcccttgggaaatcggtgttcctgcgaaatgagagggatatctgggaccagctccggcgccagaagggcttgcttgccgatgcccagggactattgtcggcgcggagtgcggaagtggaggacctccgccttcgttgtgccgacattcaggcggagttggccatggctaaggagcagtccgcccctctggtggccaagatcaaggaactggaggaggagcgagactccttcaggcttcgggcccaagaagcgacggcctctgcgaaggctacagccgggcagctgggtgcggagcagagcgagcatcaggcgacaaaagtcgccctggcagaggctaccaaggcggccgaggcctctcgggtc